In a genomic window of Blastopirellula marina:
- a CDS encoding DUF1553 domain-containing protein: MRCPLSIVWIALAAVVLLSTSVYASEQVVMWEFGAEEESPLLPHGGVHRDVPGPRPPVYPDFDSTNTAAKFDGRGSYFSYDDPGARSPFDFTNGDSITIEAWVNVRDMRNDENVYIIGKGRTGNRDFAPDNQNWALRLRGAKGKACISFLFATPRGVTPSPWHRWTTNDGFQPRTGWHHVAVTYEFGKPESVRGWIDGKTIPGSWDMGGPTTEAPVVDDDSVWIGSALGGNAGNSFRGYLDAIALHRVVLDNETLENRFRRIGEAPQPEPPKESMPTLGKLPADRVTVTFHEGMPAYNRWLDFDEDYPDETMRWETGEFLTPRLPIRYDDWGIRDAWKPPVLVRMAADARLTAGKHKILLRSRGLSRMWIDGKLVAKTTSLQGSPSGEEPITPLAEPPLPGHRIAEHRIHETIEEIDIPKSGMVRVVVESLAGGKKFRPEPGEFTVAILNEAGDHYHVLGPAGSADAPLPLTDEAFEGALARIEASLARLDDQNRHEAAESRDSFWQKRHELARDWTKLNPAPPLPGSGETNPIDAFLARRLEAAKSSSIGTSLAEAQKFHSDVLPILRSECFRCHGDKESGGLRLNDRELAIEGGYSGAAIEPGDADASELMARIRSDEEDLRMPPTGSRLSKAQIKTLEVWINDGAKWPTMPFTAEETDLAPLVSDSKFIRRAYLDTVGVVPTEAEVRKFLKDASPTKRTELIDQLLQDPRWADHWVSYWQDVLAENPTLINATLNASGPFRWFLHDALRDDKPLDRMVTELMMMRGGKHEGGSAGFALAAQNDSPFAAKGNIIANAFLGIELQCARCHDSPYHKTTQKDLYSLAAMFARKPLSVPKTSSVPDAFFENQDREPLIQVTLKPGVSIEPEWPFAEETGLRSNADLAAYMENANDTREKLATFVTAPQNGRFAKIAVNRIWRRLIGAGIVEPPHDWEGSDPSHPELLEWLAHDFMAHGYDVKRTARLIMTSDLYQREAIGKQKSVEPARRLFNAPERRRMTAEQIVDSFYEAAGKEIEIDAMTLDPDGRRPASNRNNLGCVERAWMMASTSNERDRPSLTLPRAAVVDDVLGAFGWSAERQIPRTDRETASNVLQPAVIANGTLTVWLTRASDESPLADLAVNAKSPEALVDSVFLRFLSRMPTPEESELFADVLSHGFKDRLVPQEEITLPTPPERLPLVTWSNHLRNEANVIQLEHAQRARTGPPADPRLRTQWREVYEDVVWSVVNLREFVWMP, from the coding sequence ATGCGCTGTCCACTTTCCATTGTCTGGATTGCCCTCGCTGCCGTTGTATTGCTGTCAACTAGCGTTTACGCGTCGGAGCAAGTGGTCATGTGGGAGTTTGGGGCAGAAGAAGAATCGCCACTTCTACCGCACGGAGGTGTTCACCGTGATGTTCCAGGTCCACGGCCTCCGGTTTATCCTGACTTCGACTCCACGAACACAGCCGCCAAATTTGACGGTCGTGGTTCCTATTTTTCCTACGACGATCCAGGCGCACGCAGTCCGTTCGACTTTACCAACGGCGATTCGATCACGATCGAAGCCTGGGTGAACGTGCGCGACATGCGAAACGACGAGAATGTTTACATCATTGGCAAAGGAAGAACCGGCAATCGCGATTTCGCGCCCGATAATCAAAACTGGGCACTTCGGCTCCGTGGTGCCAAAGGAAAAGCATGCATCAGCTTCCTCTTCGCCACACCGCGTGGTGTAACTCCTTCACCCTGGCATCGGTGGACGACGAACGACGGATTCCAGCCCCGCACAGGCTGGCATCATGTGGCAGTAACCTACGAATTCGGTAAGCCGGAAAGCGTACGTGGCTGGATCGATGGTAAGACCATTCCAGGGAGCTGGGATATGGGAGGCCCGACTACGGAAGCACCGGTTGTCGACGATGATAGTGTTTGGATTGGCTCTGCGCTTGGTGGAAATGCTGGCAACTCATTTCGGGGTTATCTAGATGCGATCGCACTGCATCGCGTAGTTCTTGATAACGAGACGCTTGAGAATCGTTTTCGCCGAATCGGCGAGGCCCCGCAGCCAGAGCCTCCGAAAGAGTCGATGCCAACGCTAGGCAAGCTTCCCGCCGATCGCGTGACGGTTACCTTTCACGAAGGAATGCCTGCCTACAATCGCTGGCTTGATTTCGATGAAGACTATCCTGACGAAACCATGCGTTGGGAAACCGGTGAGTTTCTCACGCCACGCTTACCAATTCGCTACGACGACTGGGGTATTCGCGATGCCTGGAAGCCTCCGGTTCTCGTGCGAATGGCGGCTGACGCACGGTTGACTGCTGGGAAGCATAAGATCCTGTTAAGGTCTCGCGGGCTCAGTCGAATGTGGATCGATGGCAAGCTGGTTGCCAAGACTACTTCGCTGCAAGGCTCGCCCAGTGGCGAAGAACCGATCACCCCCCTGGCCGAGCCACCGTTACCAGGTCATCGCATTGCTGAACACCGCATTCACGAAACAATTGAGGAAATCGATATTCCCAAGAGTGGCATGGTTCGCGTGGTGGTTGAATCGTTGGCCGGCGGGAAGAAGTTCCGCCCCGAGCCTGGCGAGTTCACGGTTGCCATACTGAATGAAGCCGGTGATCATTACCATGTACTTGGTCCCGCCGGCAGTGCTGATGCTCCGCTGCCACTCACCGACGAAGCATTTGAAGGCGCACTCGCTCGCATTGAAGCTTCACTCGCAAGACTAGATGACCAAAACCGCCACGAGGCTGCCGAGTCTCGCGATTCCTTCTGGCAAAAGCGTCATGAATTAGCGCGCGATTGGACTAAGCTAAATCCTGCACCGCCCCTTCCTGGCAGTGGTGAGACAAATCCGATTGACGCCTTCCTGGCACGTCGACTTGAAGCAGCCAAGAGTTCTTCCATAGGTACGTCTCTCGCCGAAGCGCAAAAGTTTCACAGTGATGTCCTTCCCATTCTCCGAAGTGAGTGTTTCCGCTGCCATGGCGACAAGGAATCTGGCGGACTTCGCTTGAATGATCGAGAACTGGCGATCGAGGGGGGATACTCCGGTGCGGCGATCGAACCAGGCGATGCCGATGCCAGTGAGCTGATGGCTCGCATTCGTAGTGATGAGGAAGACCTGCGAATGCCTCCTACGGGTAGCCGACTTAGCAAAGCTCAGATTAAAACGCTGGAAGTCTGGATCAACGACGGTGCAAAATGGCCCACCATGCCGTTCACCGCAGAGGAAACGGACCTCGCTCCATTGGTTTCTGACTCGAAGTTCATACGTCGGGCCTACCTCGATACCGTAGGTGTTGTGCCGACCGAGGCGGAAGTCCGGAAGTTCCTCAAGGACGCGTCTCCTACCAAGCGGACTGAGCTAATCGATCAGCTATTGCAAGACCCGCGTTGGGCCGATCACTGGGTCAGCTACTGGCAAGATGTCTTGGCTGAGAACCCAACTTTGATCAATGCGACACTGAATGCCAGTGGACCGTTTCGGTGGTTTCTGCACGACGCCCTTCGGGATGACAAGCCGCTGGATCGAATGGTCACGGAACTGATGATGATGCGCGGCGGTAAGCATGAAGGAGGAAGTGCTGGTTTTGCATTGGCTGCTCAGAACGATTCTCCCTTCGCCGCCAAAGGAAACATCATCGCCAATGCGTTTCTGGGTATCGAACTACAGTGTGCTCGCTGCCATGATTCGCCTTACCACAAAACGACCCAAAAAGACTTGTATTCCCTGGCCGCCATGTTTGCGAGAAAGCCACTTTCCGTTCCGAAGACAAGTTCCGTACCAGATGCTTTCTTTGAGAACCAAGATCGCGAACCACTCATTCAAGTAACGCTAAAACCTGGAGTCAGCATCGAACCCGAGTGGCCCTTCGCCGAGGAAACCGGATTACGCAGCAATGCGGACCTTGCGGCTTACATGGAAAACGCGAACGACACGCGAGAGAAACTAGCCACATTTGTCACTGCTCCTCAAAACGGCCGATTTGCCAAGATTGCGGTCAATAGAATTTGGCGACGTTTGATTGGAGCCGGTATCGTCGAGCCGCCACACGATTGGGAGGGAAGCGACCCCAGCCATCCAGAACTTCTCGAGTGGTTGGCCCACGACTTCATGGCTCATGGTTACGACGTGAAACGTACCGCGCGTTTGATCATGACCTCCGACTTGTACCAGCGTGAAGCAATTGGAAAACAGAAGTCAGTCGAACCTGCGCGGCGTCTGTTCAATGCACCTGAACGTCGGCGAATGACGGCTGAGCAAATAGTTGATTCGTTCTACGAAGCGGCTGGTAAGGAGATCGAAATCGATGCCATGACACTCGATCCCGATGGCCGCCGCCCGGCAAGCAATCGTAATAATCTCGGCTGTGTTGAACGTGCCTGGATGATGGCCAGCACTTCAAACGAGCGTGATCGTCCCAGTTTAACCCTTCCCCGAGCTGCTGTCGTCGACGATGTACTGGGGGCATTTGGCTGGTCAGCAGAACGTCAAATCCCACGCACCGATCGCGAGACCGCTTCCAATGTCCTACAGCCGGCGGTAATTGCCAACGGTACGTTGACCGTCTGGCTAACCCGGGCTTCTGATGAAAGTCCACTCGCAGATTTGGCGGTCAACGCGAAATCGCCTGAGGCGCTGGTAGACTCGGTGTTCCTCCGCTTCTTAAGCCGGATGCCAACCCCCGAAGAAAGCGAATTGTTCGCGGACGTTTTGTCACACGGCTTCAAGGATCGCTTGGTCCCCCAGGAGGAAATCACATTGCCAACGCCACCAGAACGTTTACCACTGGTGACATGGTCGAATCACCTCCGAAACGAGGCGAATGTTATTCAATTGGAACATGCCCAGCGTGCTCGTACCGGACCGCCAGCCGATCCGCGTCTGAGGACGCAGTGGCGGGAAGTTTACGAAGACGTTGTCTGGAGTGTGGTTAACCTTCGCGAATTCGTCTGGATGCCGTAG
- a CDS encoding DUF1501 domain-containing protein: MDNQNSNLGVNRRQFLAASAASAMAASVANASPKSEPIRGQAEHVISIWLGGGMGQIDTFDPKRKGDPKSKKPGSYYESIPTCVEGVEVCEHLSKMAPLMDRVSAVRTVNHSVIDEHAAATNWMHVGRPVSGTVVYPSIGSIVAHERGAASNDVPAYVIIGYPNATRGPGFLGAKHSYLYLTETGRGPAGLSPPVGIDATRKSRREEFLTRLRKLQPETRDARLKDYESTIDLSMKLSGREFMSSFELDSESADLRKGYGGEFGQRLLLSRRLVERGVRFIEVSHNLNFLNGAGWDVHNGGILEQHKLIQEMDTAVSALILDLEARKILDKTLIVITTEFGRPPEFDSGGGRGHQGSAFTCVLAGGGLKHNGAYGETDELSKKIVRDPVSVPDFFATIHAALGINYAKSLYDGDRPVPITDNGQPIKALFG; encoded by the coding sequence ATGGACAATCAGAATTCGAATCTCGGGGTCAATCGCCGCCAGTTCCTGGCTGCTTCCGCAGCATCCGCAATGGCTGCATCGGTGGCGAATGCTTCGCCCAAGTCAGAGCCGATTCGTGGTCAGGCCGAGCATGTCATTTCGATCTGGCTCGGTGGCGGCATGGGACAGATAGATACATTTGATCCGAAACGAAAGGGGGATCCCAAGTCCAAGAAGCCAGGCTCTTACTACGAGTCGATCCCGACTTGCGTCGAAGGGGTTGAGGTTTGTGAACATCTCTCGAAGATGGCTCCTCTGATGGATCGCGTCTCAGCCGTGCGTACGGTGAATCACTCCGTAATCGACGAACATGCCGCGGCCACTAACTGGATGCACGTTGGACGCCCGGTAAGCGGCACCGTTGTCTACCCATCGATCGGTTCGATCGTCGCGCACGAGCGAGGGGCAGCTTCCAACGACGTCCCGGCCTACGTGATCATCGGCTATCCCAATGCGACTCGCGGCCCCGGCTTCCTTGGTGCGAAGCACAGCTATCTCTACCTAACTGAAACAGGTCGGGGCCCAGCAGGCCTCTCGCCACCGGTTGGTATCGACGCAACGCGTAAAAGTCGCCGCGAAGAGTTCCTGACCCGTCTAAGAAAGCTTCAGCCAGAAACTCGTGATGCTCGCCTGAAAGACTATGAATCAACAATCGATCTCAGCATGAAGCTAAGTGGTCGCGAGTTCATGAGCAGCTTCGAACTCGATTCCGAGTCCGCTGACCTGCGCAAAGGCTACGGCGGCGAGTTCGGTCAACGACTTCTCTTGTCACGGCGATTGGTTGAACGCGGCGTGCGCTTCATCGAAGTCTCGCATAACTTGAATTTCCTAAATGGTGCCGGTTGGGACGTCCACAACGGTGGTATTCTCGAGCAACACAAGCTGATCCAGGAAATGGATACGGCGGTTTCGGCCCTTATTTTGGACCTGGAAGCGAGAAAGATTCTCGACAAGACGTTGATCGTGATTACCACAGAATTTGGTCGCCCACCTGAGTTTGATAGTGGAGGCGGTCGGGGTCATCAAGGATCGGCGTTTACCTGTGTGTTGGCTGGCGGCGGTCTGAAGCACAACGGCGCTTACGGCGAGACAGACGAACTTTCGAAAAAGATTGTCCGTGACCCGGTTTCAGTGCCGGACTTTTTCGCAACCATCCATGCCGCTTTGGGAATCAACTACGCAAAGTCTCTCTACGATGGCGATCGCCCGGTCCCCATTACCGACAATGGACAGCCGATCAAGGCGTTATTCGGTTAA
- the dprA gene encoding DNA-processing protein DprA: MSLAEEERTSDPEFLAAFRLALTSGIGPAKIQAMRTYFGSLAAALEASGDQLRSVQGIGPKMAQTILKSRELDIDRELEHCRDFGITILTAEDEAFPELLKEIADPPTLLFVRGEILPCDELAVAIVGTRHATYYGTRQAERFGYELAKAGFTVISGLARGIDAAAHRGALKAKGRTIAFLGGGVSKIYPPEHLDLAYEVAASGAVVSEAAPLVSPIAGAFPQRNRLITGMSLGVIIIEAAQRSGALISARMAMEQNREVFALPGQIDNPVARGVNGLIKDGAALVQSVDDVIEQLGPLRKPLAISDEQTVLKPAELNLNEQEQQVLQHIQLEPTSLDSLVANSKLPVHRVLATLSILEMKHLIRRPSGTTVQRIA, from the coding sequence ATGAGTCTTGCTGAAGAGGAAAGAACGTCTGATCCAGAATTTCTGGCTGCATTTCGATTGGCCTTAACATCTGGCATTGGACCAGCCAAGATTCAAGCCATGCGGACGTACTTTGGCAGCCTGGCTGCGGCGCTGGAAGCTTCAGGAGACCAGCTTCGCAGTGTCCAGGGAATTGGACCAAAGATGGCCCAGACGATTCTGAAATCACGTGAGCTCGACATCGACCGCGAGCTGGAACACTGCCGTGATTTTGGAATCACGATTCTCACGGCGGAGGACGAAGCATTTCCGGAACTGTTAAAGGAAATTGCTGATCCACCGACTCTTTTATTCGTGCGGGGAGAGATCCTTCCGTGCGATGAACTTGCCGTCGCGATCGTGGGGACACGTCATGCTACGTATTACGGTACGAGGCAAGCCGAGCGTTTCGGCTACGAACTGGCCAAAGCGGGTTTCACTGTCATCAGCGGCCTGGCACGTGGCATTGATGCGGCGGCACATCGAGGGGCGCTGAAAGCTAAAGGGCGAACGATTGCGTTCTTAGGTGGCGGTGTTTCCAAGATCTATCCGCCAGAGCATCTTGATCTGGCGTATGAAGTTGCGGCCAGTGGGGCGGTGGTGAGCGAGGCGGCTCCACTCGTTAGTCCTATCGCGGGTGCGTTCCCTCAGCGAAATCGTCTGATTACGGGGATGAGCCTCGGGGTTATCATTATTGAAGCGGCCCAACGAAGTGGTGCGCTTATTTCAGCACGAATGGCCATGGAACAAAACCGCGAGGTTTTTGCGCTGCCTGGCCAGATTGATAATCCGGTCGCCCGCGGAGTGAACGGCTTAATCAAGGATGGTGCCGCACTGGTTCAATCGGTGGACGATGTGATCGAGCAACTTGGACCGCTGCGAAAGCCGCTTGCCATCTCGGACGAACAAACGGTGCTGAAACCGGCCGAATTGAATTTGAACGAGCAAGAGCAGCAGGTCCTTCAACATATCCAGCTTGAACCCACTTCGCTTGACTCACTCGTGGCTAACTCTAAGTTGCCGGTTCATCGGGTATTGGCAACGTTGAGCATCTTGGAAATGAAACATTTGATCCGACGCCCCAGTGGAACGACCGTGCAGCGGATTGCTTGA